One Acidobacteriota bacterium genomic window, CGCCCGCACCACCTCGCCGATGGTCTCGAGCGTCACGCCGCCGTCCACCTCGATGCGGAAGTTCAAGCCGCGGGCGGCACGCAACGCCACCAGCTTCTTGATCTTCGCCAGCGCTCCGGGGATGAACTTCTGTCCCCCGAATCCCGGGTTCACCGACATGATCAGCACGTAGTCCACCTGGTCGAGCACCTCGGTGAGCGTCTCCACCGGCGTTGCCGGGTTCAGCACCACGCCCGCCTGCGCCCCCTTCGACCTTATTAGAGCGATCGTCCGGTACAAATGGACACTAGCTTCTTGGTGTACCGACACCCAGTCCGCCCCCGCCTCGATGAATGCCCCCACGTACTGGTCGGGGTTCTCGATCATCAGGTGCACGTCGAGCGGCAGCTCGGTCACCTTGCGCAGCGACGCCACCACCGGCGGCCCCATGGTGATGTTGGGCACGAAGTGTCCGTCCATCACGTCGATGTGCAGCAGGGTCGCCCCGCCCTCTGTGGCGGCGCGAACGTCGTCGGCCAAATGGGCAAAGTCCGCCGATAGGATCGAGGGTGCGAGTTCGATCAAGAGGCTTCTCTCTGGGCTTTCTTGCAACCGTGGCAGACGCGGATCCTACAAACGGTGCGATTCAAGACGGTGGTTTTAACGACGATGGCTAGATTTTAACACGCGTCCCCAGCCCTCATCCGCGCCAAAATGGCCTGTTTTGGGGGTGTATCCCCGGCGCTTTGCGGCTTGTTCTAGATTCAGAACAAAATCCAGATTTTTTTAGAAAGGTCCCGGCGTCGTCCTAGGCTGTCCCTAAC contains:
- the rpe gene encoding ribulose-phosphate 3-epimerase, encoding MIELAPSILSADFAHLADDVRAATEGGATLLHIDVMDGHFVPNITMGPPVVASLRKVTELPLDVHLMIENPDQYVGAFIEAGADWVSVHQEASVHLYRTIALIRSKGAQAGVVLNPATPVETLTEVLDQVDYVLIMSVNPGFGGQKFIPGALAKIKKLVALRAARGLNFRIEVDGGVTLETIGEVVRAGAEVLVAGNAVFGKGDAKKNVEKLLAAAKDATLQRV